CGCTCACCGTCCTGCACCTCGGCGGCGGCGCCCTCACCCTCGCCCGGTACGTCGCGGCGACCCGTCCGAGATCCCGTCAGCAGGTCGCGGAGATCGACTCCGCGCTCACCGAACTCGTCCGCACCGAAATGCCCTTGGAGCGCGGCTGGCAGATCAAGGTGCGGGGTGCCGACGCACGTGCCGTTCTGGAACGTACACCCGAGGGCGTGGTGGACCTGGTGATCGCGGACGTCTTCTCGGGCGCCCGGGTGCCCGCGCACTGCGCGACCGTCGAGTTCGTCGCGCTGGCCGCCCGCGCGCTGGCCGCCGGTGGCTGGTACGCAGCCAACATCGCCGACGGCTCGGCGCTGCGCTTCGCCCGGGCCCAGGTGGCGACGCTGGCCGCCGTCTTCCCCGAGACCTGCCTGGTCGCCGACCCGGCCGTGCTGCGGGGCAAGCGCTTCGGCAACCTGATCCTGGCCGGCGCCCACCACCCGCTTCCGATCCCGGAACTGACCCGCAAGGTGGCAGGTGACTCCGCTCTCGGCCGGGTCGAGAGCGGTCGGACCCTGACCGACTTCACCGCCGGGGCGGCCCCCGCCACCGACGCCACCGGTGGCC
The sequence above is drawn from the Kitasatospora sp. NBC_00315 genome and encodes:
- a CDS encoding spermidine synthase, which gives rise to MAGMGRSSRAAKNSGRSQGQDATEDAAATGADGRTHAQGPLARPVDSGLAELVPDRDRPQAWSLLLDGAPQSMVDLADPTHLGFEYQRRLGHLIDLVAPAGRPLTVLHLGGGALTLARYVAATRPRSRQQVAEIDSALTELVRTEMPLERGWQIKVRGADARAVLERTPEGVVDLVIADVFSGARVPAHCATVEFVALAARALAAGGWYAANIADGSALRFARAQVATLAAVFPETCLVADPAVLRGKRFGNLILAGAHHPLPIPELTRKVAGDSALGRVESGRTLTDFTAGAAPATDATGGPSPEPPPGVFH